A genomic region of Dermacentor andersoni chromosome 9, qqDerAnde1_hic_scaffold, whole genome shotgun sequence contains the following coding sequences:
- the EloC gene encoding elongin-C produces MSEDKPMDEGTVYGGCEGPDAMYVKLISSDGHEFIIKRMHALTSGTIKAMLSGPGQFAENETNEVNFREIPSHVLQKVCQYFTYKVRYTNSSTEIPEFPIAPEIALELLMAANFLDC; encoded by the exons ATGTCTGAGGACAAGCCCATGGATGAGGGCACGGTGTATGGTGGCTGCGAGGGGCCAGATGCCATGTACGTCAAGCTCATCTCATCTGATGGCCATGAGTTCATCATCAAGCGCATGCATGCCCTCACCTCGGGAACCATCAAGGCTATGCTGTCAGGTCCAGGCCAGTTTGCAGAGAACGAGACCAATGAGGTCAACTTTCGAGAGATACC GTCTCATGTCCTACAGAAGGTGTGCCAGTACTTCACATACAAGGTGCGCTACACAAACAGCTCCACCGAGATCCCCGAGTTCCCCATTGCCCCAGAGATTGCCCTCGAGCTGCTCATGGCAGCAAACTTCCTCGACTGCTGA